A stretch of the Rosa rugosa chromosome 5, drRosRugo1.1, whole genome shotgun sequence genome encodes the following:
- the LOC133710428 gene encoding protein SRG1: protein MAPIPISPVKVGHIDDVQELRKTKPTIIPERFVRDKTERPTTVATAIPSSSDIPTINFSKLSSGNTDELRTEISHLTTACKDWGFFQVVSHGIDLSLLESIEKVAQDFFMLPLAEKQKYPMAPGTVQGYGQAFVLSEDQKLDWCNMFALGVEPKFIRNPILWPTKPEKFSETVEVYSKEVRKLCQNLLKYIAMSLGLQGDIFEKMFGEAVQAIRMNYYPPCSRPDLVLGLSPHSDGSALTVLQQGKDNSVGLQILKDDRWVPVQPIPNALVINIGDTIEVLTNGIYKSVEHRAVTHKVKDRLSIVTFYAPSYEVELGPVQELLDENTPCKYRRYNHGEYSKHYVTNKLQGKKTLEFAKIQSRSSNQEEPM, encoded by the exons ATGGCCCCAATTCCCATTTCTCCTGTTAAGGTTGGTCACATTGATGATGTCCAAGAGCTGAGAAAGACTAAACCCACCATAATTCCTGAAAGATTTGTAAGGGACAAAACTGAGAGACCAACAACTGTAGCCACTGCTATACCATCCTCTAGTGACATTCCCACTATCAATTTCTCTAAGCTTTCCAGTGGAAACACAGATGAACTCAGAACTGAAATCTCTCATCTCACAACCGCTTGCAAGGACTGGGGATTTTTTCAG GTGGTAAGTCATGGGATTGATCTGAGTCTGCTTGAGAGTATAGAGAAGGTAGCCCAGGATTTCTTCATGCTACCTTTAGCAGAGAAACAGAAGTATCCAATGGCTCCTGGAACTGTTCAAGGATATGGACAAGCTTTTGTTTTATCAGAGGACCAAAAACTTGATTGGTGCAACATGTTTGCTCTTGGGGTTGAGCCTAAGTTTATAAGGAACCCAATACTATGGCCAACAAAACCAGAAAAGTTCAG TGAAACTGTAGAGGTCTATTCAAAAGAAGTGAGGAAACTATGCCAGAATCTGTTGAAGTACATTGCCATGAGCCTCGGCTTGCAAGGTGACATCTTTGAAAAGATGTTTGGGGAGGCTGTTCAAGCCATAAGGATGAACTACTACCCTCCATGTTCAAGACCTGACCTTGTTTTAGGCCTAAGCCCACATTCAGATGGGAGTGCCCTGACAGTTCTGCAGCAAGGGAAGGACAACTCAGTAGGACTTCAAATCCTCAAAGATGACAGATGGGTACCTGTTCAGCCTATTCCCAATGCTCTTGTGATCAACATTGGGGACACCATAGAA GTTCTTACAAATGGGATCTATAAGAGTGTGGAGCATAGAGCAGTGACTCACAAGGTGAAAGATAGGCTTTCAATCGtcacattttatgctcctaGCTATGAGGTAGAGCTTGGACCTGTGCAAGAACTGCTGGATGAAAACACTCCATGCAAGTATAGAAGATACAATCATGGAGAGTACAGCAAACACTATGTTACAAACAAGttgcaaggaaaaaaaacactCGAGTTTGCCAAGATTCAAAGCAGAAGTTCAAACCAGGAAGAACCCATGTAG
- the LOC133712176 gene encoding nuclear transcription factor Y subunit B-4-like, protein MVDNIGGSAPNICDHGQGDIKTEQPDQLLPIANVGRIMKQILPPNAKISKEAKETMQECVSEFISFVTGEASHKCQKEKRKTVNGDDICWALETLGFDNYAGPLRRYLHRYRDQEGAEHIANDNNNNEDKLKLLVNNILSTDQEQRIIMIMNQYDHPHHDIQKT, encoded by the coding sequence ATGGTAGACAATATTGGTGGAAGTGCTCCTAATATCTGTGATCATGGTCAGGGAGATATCAAGACCGAGCAGCCAGACCAATTGCTCCCCATAGCCAACGTTGGGAGGATCATGAAGCAAATCCTGCCACCAAACGCCAAAATCTCAAAGGAAGCCAAGGAAACGATGCAAGAGTGCGTCTCCGAGTTCATCAGCTTCGTCACCGGAGAGGCCTCCCACAAGTGCCAAAAGGAGAAAAGGAAGACGGTGAACGGCGACGACATCTGCTGGGCTCTGGAAACCCTGGGATTCGATAACTACGCCGGCCCGCTGAGGAGGTATTTACACAGGTATAGAGATCAAGAAGGAGCTGAGCACATAGCTAATGATAACAATAATAATGAAGACAAACTGAAGCTGCTGGTTAACAACATCTTGAGTACTGATCAAGAACAAAGGATCATCATGATCATGAACCAATACGATCATCCTCATCATGATATCCAGAAGACCTAA
- the LOC133709261 gene encoding cullin-1, whose protein sequence is MTMNERKTIDLDQGWEFMQKGITKLKNILEGLPEPQFSSEDYMMLYTTIYNMCTQKPPHDYSQQLYDKYKESFEEYISSMVLPSLREKHDEFMLRELVKRWANHKIMVRWLSRFFHYLDRYFIARRSLPPLNEVGLTCFRDLVYQELNAKVRDAVISLIDQEREGEQIDRALLKNVLDIFVEIGMGQMDHYDNDFEAAMLKDTAAYYSRKASNWILEDSCPDYMLKAEECLRREKDRVAHYLHSSSEPKLLEKVQHELLSVYATQLLEKEHSGCHALLRDDKVDDLSRMFRLFSKIPRGLDPVSSIFKQHVTAEGTALVKQAEDAASNKKADKKDVVGLQEQVFVRKVIELHDKYLAYVNDCFQNHTLFHKALKEAFEIFCNKGVAGSSSAELLATFCDNILKKGGSEKLSDEAIEDTLEKVVKLLAYISDKDLFAEFYRKKLARRLLFDKSANDDHERCILTKLKQQCGGQFTSKMEGMVTDLTLAKENQTNFEEYLKNNSQANPGIDLTVTVLTTGFWPSYKSFDLNLPAELVKCVEVFKEFYQTKTKHRKLTWMYSLGTCNISGKFEPKTIELIVTTYQAAALLLFNTSDRLSYSEIMTQLNLTDDDVVRLLHSLSCAKYKILNKEPNTKTISPTDFFEFNSKFTDKMRRIKIPLPPVDEKKKVIEDVDKDRRYAIDASIVRIMKSRKVLGHQQLVMECVEQLGRMFKPDFKAIKKRIEDLITRDYLERDKENPNMFRYLA, encoded by the exons ATGACGATGAATGAGCGGAAGACCATTGATTTGGATCAAGGATGGGAGTTTATGCAGAAGGGGATCACAAAGCTCAAAAACATTCTAGAAGGATTGCCGGAGCCTCAGTTCAGCTCCGAGGACTACATGATGCTCTACAC AACGATATATAATATGTGCACTCAGAAGCCGCCGCATGACTATTCGCAACAGCTCTACGACAAGTACAAGGAGTCTTTCGAAGAGTACATTAGTTCCATG GTTTTGCCATCTTTGCGAGAGAAGCATGATGAGTTCATGCTAAGAGAGCTGGTGAAAAGGTGGGCAAACCATAAGATCATGGTTAGGTGGCTCTCCCGTTTCTTTCACTATCTTGATCGCTACTTTATAGCTCGGAGGTCACTTCCACCCCTGAATGAAGTTGGACTTACTTGCTTTCGAGATCTT GTCTACCAAGAATTAAATGCGAAAGTGAGAGATGCTGTAATCTCTCTG ATTGATCAAGAACGGGAAGGAGAACAGATTGACAGAGCTCTGTTGAAAAATGTGCTGGATATATTTGTTGAGATTGGCATGGGGCAAATGGACCACTATGACAATGACTTTGAGGCAGCGATGCTTAAAGACACTGCCGCCTATTATTCTCGGAAAGCTTCCAATTGGATCTTAGAAGATTCTTGTCCAGATTATATGCTAAAG GCAGAGGAATGTTTAAGGAGGGAGAAAGATAGAGTTGCTCATTACTTACACTCCAGTAGTGAGCCTAAGCTACTTGAG AAAGTTCAACATGAGCTATTGTCTGTATATGCAACTCAGCTTCTGGAGAAAGAGCACTCTGGATGCCATGCACTGCTTCGAGATGATAAG GTGGATGATTTGTCTAGAATGTTCAGGCTCTTTTCTAAGATACCTCGAGGATTGGATCCAGTTTCAAGTATATTCAAGCAG CATGTTACTGCTGAAGGAACAGCCTTAGTCAAACAAGCTGAAGATGCAGCAAGCAACAAGAAG GCAGATAAAAAGGATGTGGTTGGTCTGCAGGAGCAG GTTTTCGTTAGAAAAGTGATTGAGCTTCATGACAAGTACCTAGCATATGTCAATGATTGTTTCCAAAACCATACCCTTTTCCACAAG GCTCTCAAGGAGGCCTTTGAGATCTTCTGCAACAAGGGTGTTGCTGGAAGCTCTAGTGCAGAACTACTTGCTACTTTCTGTGATAACATTCTTAAGAAAGGTGGTAGTGAGAAATTGAGTGACGAAGCCATTGAGGACACACTCGAGAAG GTAGTAAAGCTGCTGGCTTATATTAGTGACAAAGACCTTTTTGCTGAATTCTACAG GAAAAAGCTTGCTCGACGTCTTCTTTTTGACAAAAGTGCTAATGATGACCATGAGAGATGTATATTGACAAAATTGAAGCAACAATGTGGTGGTCAGTTCACCTCAAAGATGGAGGGGATG GTTACAGATTTGACGTTAGCAAAGGAGAACCAGACCAACTTTGAGGAATACCTCAAAAATAATTCGCAGGCAAATCCTGGGATTGATTTAACAGTTACTGTGTTGACTACCGGCTTCTGGCCAAGCTACAAGTCTTTTGACCTCAACCTTCCAGCTGAGCTG GTTAAGTGTGTTGAGGTTTTCAAGGAATTCTATCAAACGAAGACAAAACATAGAAAGCTTACGTGGATGTATTCTCTGGGTACTTGTAACATAAGTGGGAAATTTGAACCAAAAACCATAGAGCTTATCGTCACGACATATCAG GCTGCAGCTCTGCTGCTATTCAATACCTCAGATCGATTGAGTTACTCGGAGATCATGACTCAATTAAATTTGACTGATGATGATGTTGTTAGACTGCTCCACTCCTTGTCATGTGCCAAGTACAAGATCCTTAACAAGGAGCCAAACACAAAAACCATCTCGCCTACTGATTTCTTTGAATTTAACTCGAAGTTTACTGACAAAATGAGGAGGATCAAG ATTCCTCTTCCACCTGTGGATGAGAAGAAAAAGGTAATCGAAGATGTAGACAAGGACAGACGGTATGCCATTGATGCTTCTATTGTGCGTATCATGAAGAGCCGTAAAGTTTTGGGACATCAGCAGTTGGTAATGGAGTGTGTGGAGCAGCTTGGTCGCATGTTCAAG ccggatttcaaagcaataaaAAAGAGGATTGAAGATTTAATCACAAGAGACTACTTGGAAAGGGATAAAGAGAACCCCAATATGTTTAGGTACTTGGCCTGA